The window GGACTGGTTCGGCCTCCACCTTTCGGACGGCTCCGAGCTCATGGCCTACCAGGTGAAGGACGCCCGGGGCCGGGTGGTCCAGGTCCTGGGAAGCCTTGTGGACCCCTTGGGGCGGGTTGAGGCCCTGGACCTCGCCTTCGTCCCCTTGGAGGCTTGGCGAAGCCCCTCGGGCCGGACTTACACCCTTTCCTGGCGCCTCGAGGGCCCGGCGGTTTCCCTAACCCTCAGGCCCCTCTTCCGGGAAGGGGAGATCCTCTCCCGCACCACCCGGGTGGCCTACTGGGAAGGCCCCGTGGCGGGGGAGGGGAGGCTTAGGGGCTACCCCGTGCGGGCCCGGGGGATGGGGGAGTTCGTGGCCGGGGCCTTCCGCCCGTAAATGCGCGTGCTATACTAAAAGAGGTTTAGTGCGTGGGTGATATTTATGGGCTTACGCGTGCTCGGCGTCAACGCATCGGCACGGACGGACGGGTTTACGACGGAGCTTTTGGACGAGGTTTTGGAGGCGGCCAGGCGCAAGGGCGCCACCACGGAGCGCCTGGACTTGGTGAAGCACCCCTTTCCCTTATGCGTGGGGAACTACTCCCAAGACCCTTCCTCCTGCGGCCCCGAAACCTGCGTGCAGGGGCCTTGGGACGGGTTTGGCAAGGTGGCGGAGCGGATCCTGAACGCCGACGCCGTGGTCTTCGCCACCCCCGTGTACTGGTTTAGCGTTTCCGCCCGGATGAAGGCCCTCCTGGAGCGGATGACCTCCATGGAGAACCAGGGGCTCTTGAACCTGGGCAAGCCCATGGCCCTCCTGGCGGTGGCCGAGGAGGAGGGGGCGAGCCAAGCCTTGGCCCAGATGCTCCTGCCCCTTTCCTACATGGGCTTCGTCCTTGCGCCCCTGGGCCTCGTCTATGCCCACCGGCGGGGGCTTGCCACCTTTAAGGAGAACCCGGAACTGGTGGAGGACGCCCGCATCGCCGGGGAGAACCTGGTCCTCCTGGCGGAAAGGCTTAGGGGGGCCCCCTTCCAGGAGCCCCCTCCCAGCTACACCTACCGGGTTCCCCGCCTCCCGGGGGTGGCCGCCGACTAGAGGTAAAGGGGCTCCACCCCTTCCTGGGCGAAGGGGAGGAGCTCGTAAAGGGCCCGGGGGTCAGGGGGCGGGTCCAGGAGGAGGCCCGCTTGGGGAAGCTCCTCCGCCTTGAGCTTTCGGGGCGGGGCTAGCTCCAAGGGCTTCCCCTCCCGCTTGGCGTAGGTGGCCCCGTAGTAGAGCCGGTTCCTGGCGGTGAAGAGGGGGGTGAGGGGCGGCCCTCCTTCCGCCAAGAAGGGCCAAGAGGCGGCGAGGAGGGAGCTAACCCCATAGACCCGGGCCCCTTGGGCCAAGGCGATGCCAAGCCCCGCCGCCAGGGCGATGCGGAGGCCCGTGTAGGAGCCTGGGCCCGTGCCCAAGACCAGGGCGCCGATCTCCTCCTTTTTCGCCCCCGCTTCGGCCAATACCTCGTCCAGGAGGCCAAAAAGCGCCTCCTCGTGCCGCCTTCCCAGGCGCACCACCCGGCCCACCCCCTCTTCCCCCCGGAAGGCGCCCAGGGCCAGGTAGGGGGTGGCGGTGTCCAGGGTCAGGGTCCACACAAGCCCCATCCTAAAGGGGGTTGGTATACTCCGGCACGGGATGCGGGGGTACCCGTTGCACCTTCTCCTCTCCTTTGGGGTCCTTTGGGCCTTGGCGGTGCTGGCGGAAAGGCTCGGCTTTGCGCCGGCCTTTTTGGTTCCCCTTGGGGCTTTGGCCTATGGCGGTTTGGCCCTTTACGGCCTCCGCTTTGGCCTCCGCCATGCGCTTTTGCTTTTGGGGCTTCTCGCCCCCTGGTTTCCCTGGGCTTCCGTCCTCGTCCCCCTCGCCTTCGCCCTCCTCTTTGGCCGGCGCATGGGGGAGAAGGAGCAGGCGGCCTTTTACGGGTGGGCTTTGGTCTGGCCCGCCCTGGCCCTTCTCTTGGTCTGGCAGGTCTTTCCCACCTTTTACGCCTTTTACCTGAGCCTTTTTGAGAAGGTGAACTTCCTGCGCCCGGCGGCGTTCGCTGGGCTTGAGAACTACCAGATCCTCCTTAGGGACCCGCTCTTTTGGCGGGCTTTGGGCAACACCTTCTGGTACGTGCTCTTCACCGTGCCCACAGGGCTTCTCCTGGCCACCGCCATCGCCATCCTCTTGAACACGGGGGTGGCCTTCCAGGGGTTTTACCGCACGCTTTACTTCCTCCCCTACATCACCGCCCTCACGGCGGCGGCGGCGGTGTGGCGGTGGATCTACCACCCGGAGTTCGGTTTTCTCAACTGGCTTCTCGGCACCCCGGGCCTGGACTGGCTCAACACCCCCACGGGGGTCTTTGCCCTTCTCCTTAGGCCCCTGGGCCTCGAGCCCCAGGGCTTTTGGGCGGGGCCGAGCCTGGCCTTCGTGGCGGTGATGGCCATGAGCGTCTGGCACTTCCTGGGGTACCAGGTGGTGATCCTTTTGGCGGGGCTTCAGGCCATCCCCAAGGAGTACTACGAGGCGGCGGCGCTGGACGGGGCCAACTTCTTCCAGCAACACCGCCTCATCACCTGGCCCCTCCTTTCCCCCACCACCTTCTTCCTCTTCACCCTGGGGGTGATCGGGGCCTTCCAGGTCTTCACCCAGGTCTACGTCCTCACCCCCACGGGGGGGGTCTTGCAGGACACCCTGACCCTGGCCTTTTACCTCTACAACAAGGGCTTCCGCGATTCCGACTTCTCCTACGCCAGCGCCATCGCCATGGTGACCTTCCTGATCATCCTGGTCCTTACCCTGGTGCAGCGGCGGGTCTTGGAGCAGCGGGTGAACTATGAGGTTTAGGATTTCCACCTTCTTGGTCCACGTTCTTCTCCTGGCAGGGGGGCTCTTGATGGCCTTCCCCTTCTACTGGATGCTGGCCACGAGCCTCAAAAGCCCCCAGGAGGCCCTCCAGGCCAAGCCCATCTGGGTGCCGGAGAGGATGAGGCCGCAGAACTGGGTGAAGGCGGCAAGGCTTGGGGATAGCCCCTTGTGGGGGGGCTTGGGCCCTGGGCGGAGCGTGGAGCTTGCCTTCCCGGGGGAGGAGGAAAAGCCCCCCAGGGCCTTCGTGCCCCGAACCCCGGGGGCCTTTTTTGACCCGGTGGCGGACGGGACCCGGGTGGAGGTGGCCTACCGGGAAGGGGCTTGGCGGATCCGCCTCACCAACGCCACGGAAGGGGCCTTCCGGGTCCTGCCCTTGGTGGTCCTTTGGCCCAAGGAGGTGCCCCTTTCCCCGCCCTTGCCCCCCGACGCCCTCCGCTCCCAGGGGGAGGCGTGGCGGCTGGAGTGGGTGAACGCCGTGCCCGGGGCCTTGGGGTACGTGTTCCACAACTACCTCGAGGCCTGGCGGGCCGCCCCTTGGGGCCGGTACTTCTTCAATAGCTTCTTCACCGCCCTGACCCAGGTGGCGGTGGGCCTTTTCCTGGCGGCCTTGGCCGCCTTCGCCCTGGCCCGGGTGCCCTTCCCGGGCAAGGAGGGGGTCTTCGTCCTCATCCTGGCCACCATGATGGTGCCGGGGGAGGTCCTCCTCATCCCCAACTACGTCCTCTTGGCCCGGCTCGGCTGGCTGGACACCTACTACGCCCTGATCGTGCCCTGGCTGGCCTCCGTCTTCGGCATCTTCCTCCTTAGGCAGTTTTACCTCTCCTTGCCCCAGGACCTCTTTGACGCCGCCCGCATAGACGGGGCCGGGTACCTCACCCAGCTTTTCCGCATCGCCTTGCCCCTTTCTTTGCCGGGGCTTGTGTCCTACGGCATCTTCACCTTCCTGGGGGCCTACAACGCCCTCCTCTGGCCCCTCATCGTCACGCAAAGCCCAGAGATGCGCACGGTGCAGCTCGGCCTCCAGGCCTTCGTTTC is drawn from Thermus hydrothermalis and contains these coding sequences:
- the tsaB gene encoding tRNA (adenosine(37)-N6)-threonylcarbamoyltransferase complex dimerization subunit type 1 TsaB, which codes for MGLVWTLTLDTATPYLALGAFRGEEGVGRVVRLGRRHEEALFGLLDEVLAEAGAKKEEIGALVLGTGPGSYTGLRIALAAGLGIALAQGARVYGVSSLLAASWPFLAEGGPPLTPLFTARNRLYYGATYAKREGKPLELAPPRKLKAEELPQAGLLLDPPPDPRALYELLPFAQEGVEPLYL
- a CDS encoding carbohydrate ABC transporter permease; translated protein: MAFPFYWMLATSLKSPQEALQAKPIWVPERMRPQNWVKAARLGDSPLWGGLGPGRSVELAFPGEEEKPPRAFVPRTPGAFFDPVADGTRVEVAYREGAWRIRLTNATEGAFRVLPLVVLWPKEVPLSPPLPPDALRSQGEAWRLEWVNAVPGALGYVFHNYLEAWRAAPWGRYFFNSFFTALTQVAVGLFLAALAAFALARVPFPGKEGVFVLILATMMVPGEVLLIPNYVLLARLGWLDTYYALIVPWLASVFGIFLLRQFYLSLPQDLFDAARIDGAGYLTQLFRIALPLSLPGLVSYGIFTFLGAYNALLWPLIVTQSPEMRTVQLGLQAFVSEAGSDYGALMAASTFVILPVILGYFVAQRQFIQGIARSGLK
- a CDS encoding carbohydrate ABC transporter permease, with protein sequence MRGYPLHLLLSFGVLWALAVLAERLGFAPAFLVPLGALAYGGLALYGLRFGLRHALLLLGLLAPWFPWASVLVPLAFALLFGRRMGEKEQAAFYGWALVWPALALLLVWQVFPTFYAFYLSLFEKVNFLRPAAFAGLENYQILLRDPLFWRALGNTFWYVLFTVPTGLLLATAIAILLNTGVAFQGFYRTLYFLPYITALTAAAAVWRWIYHPEFGFLNWLLGTPGLDWLNTPTGVFALLLRPLGLEPQGFWAGPSLAFVAVMAMSVWHFLGYQVVILLAGLQAIPKEYYEAAALDGANFFQQHRLITWPLLSPTTFFLFTLGVIGAFQVFTQVYVLTPTGGVLQDTLTLAFYLYNKGFRDSDFSYASAIAMVTFLIILVLTLVQRRVLEQRVNYEV
- a CDS encoding flavodoxin family protein → MGLRVLGVNASARTDGFTTELLDEVLEAARRKGATTERLDLVKHPFPLCVGNYSQDPSSCGPETCVQGPWDGFGKVAERILNADAVVFATPVYWFSVSARMKALLERMTSMENQGLLNLGKPMALLAVAEEEGASQALAQMLLPLSYMGFVLAPLGLVYAHRRGLATFKENPELVEDARIAGENLVLLAERLRGAPFQEPPPSYTYRVPRLPGVAAD